A window of Candidatus Bathyarchaeota archaeon genomic DNA:
GAGCAATAAATCTTGAAAAATGGCTTTCTAGAATTTCATTTTTTTCATAACCCAACATTTCAATTAATTTACTGTTTACAAATAATATTTTGCCATCTTTTCTGATGACTACTACGCCGTCGCCAGCATATTCCACTAGAACAGAGTATCTTTTCTTTATTTCCTCAAGTTCCCTTATGCGTTCTCTAAGCATTTCTTTTAGCATCACAGAATACTTTCTAAGCTTGTTTTCTAGACGTTTTCTAGCTGTAATGTCTCGTATAATACTGAAAGTGCCGATTATTTCTCCGTTTTCTCTGATTGGAACTGAGGAAAATTCTATCGGTACTGTTTTTCCATACTTGTTTATGATTCTAAGCTCTCCTCTTACTCTTTCTCCGCTTAAAACTTTAAGGAATAATTTGACAAACTTTGGGCGATGCCTTTCATGAATGATACTTATTATTGACTTGCCTAGGAAATTTTCTCGCTTATAACCAGTTATCTCTTCACATTTTCTGTTTGCAAGGATTAACCTGCCGAATTTATCGATTACAACTATTCCGTCGCCAGCATGTTCAAAAATTTCCATAAAATTCTCTTTAACTTTTTCAAGCACATCGTCTGTTTCTGTTTCGGCAACTTTTTCTTCAAAGCTGAAGTAATGCCTGATTATTTCAATGTTTTCTCCCTTTTCCATAGTTATAATACTCCCTCAGTTTCTTTATACATTCTGCAAAATTTACGGGGCCTCTCTCATTAAATTCTAAACCCAATTTTTTGCATAACCTCTTAACTATAGCCTTCTCCAGCAATGGAGCGGAGCCAATAATTTGTCCTTTCCCCGTTCCTAAAATCATTCTTAGCTCAAATGAGAAAATCTCCAGTTTCTTAGGCGTTTCGTGCAGAGGACAGTTTCTTTTCTTTAAATATTCATAGATTAGGCTAGCTGTGTACTCGCCAAATGCCCATTTTATTGTTTCATCGATTGTTTCCACTAGTACCCTGTCGAATTTTTCCACTAGGCCTCCAACCCATTGCTAAATAATTATAGTATCAGATTTAGAAGTGAATTCGGAGTTTCTAAAGAATTGTGAATTACAAATAAAGTTTAAAACTAAACTTGAAACTCAGAAGGTAAGCATCCAAGGCGCGAAAACTTTCGTTAAAAGAAGAATAATGAAGGATGATGCGGGCACTGTTATATTATCATCTATCGGGTTGAATTCAAAATGTTCTATAACTGAAGCTAATGCCCCGGCGATTATACCTGCAAGCCCCAATGTTGCGCCAATAGAAGTAGAAAATAAGGCCATTGCAAGGTTGCCCCACCAAGACTTAGTTCTTCTTTTGTAGAGCATATTTCTCACAATTCCAGTGACGGCGTCTCCTATAGACATGAAGAGAACGGGCAGCACCCCAAACCAGAAATTTCCACCGGAAACAAGCCAGCCAAAAGTTAATACTATTCCCCACATTATGCAGAAGGAAACTTCATACATATTCTCTTCAGTTTGGAACCAATACATAAGCTTCCCAGTTTTATGAGGAACATAAGTCAGAACGGATAAAAGCATCGCCATGCTAAAAGGCATAATAGGAG
This region includes:
- a CDS encoding dolichol kinase, which produces MLLVSFEEVIATVILFAWVVFVVAFLTKRLYGVMMKRKFSHNVAVYYNRKVIHILTGGLVAFLTPLIFKTPIMPFSMAMLLSVLTYVPHKTGKLMYWFQTEENMYEVSFCIMWGIVLTFGWLVSGGNFWFGVLPVLFMSIGDAVTGIVRNMLYKRRTKSWWGNLAMALFSTSIGATLGLAGIIAGALASVIEHFEFNPIDDNITVPASSFIILLLTKVFAPWMLTF